The Shewanella halotolerans region ACCCAACTGGATTGGGCGGTGCAGCTGGGCGCCAGCGAATTTGGCTATGCGCCCCAGGTGCAGAGCCTGGAGGTACTCAAGTTTCAACAGTTGATCCTACCCGGCAGCGAGGTGCAACTGAAGATCAGCCTCAATCGCGCCAAACATAAGCTCACCTTCGCCTACTATCAGGGCGAGCAGCGCTTCGGCTCGGGCCGCATCTGCCTGACGCCACACGACAACGAGGAGAGAGGCTGATGCAACTGGCATTAGTCATTCCCAACTACAACCATCGCCAGGCGATCAAGGCTACCCTTGCACGCCTGGAGCCCTTGGGACTCACCTGTTATCTGGTCAACGATGGCAGCGATGACGAGACCCGTCACCTGCTCTGCCAGCTGGCGGCGCAGCACGACTGGGTGCGCCTGCTGCATCATCCCTTCAACCGGGGCAAGGGCGCGGCGGTGATGACGGGCCTCAGGGCCGCCTATGCCGATGGTTTTAGCCATGCACTGCAGGTGGACGCCGACGGTCAGCACGATCTTGACGATATTCCTAAGATGATAGAGACGGCTAAGGCCCAGCCCCAGGCGCTGATCTCAGGCCTGCCACAATACGATGAGTCCGTGCCCAAGGGGCGCCTCTATGGCCGCTACCTCACCCACTTCTGGGTCTGGGTCGAGACCCTGAGCCTGGATATTCGAGACTCCATGTGCGGTTTTCGCGTCTACCCTCTGGCCGCCACCGAGCAGCTGTTTCTCAACGAGGCACTGGGCGAGCGCATGGACTTTGATATCGAGGTGCTGGTCAAGCTCTACTGGCAGGGCGTCGAGGTAAAACACCTGCCGACCAGGGTGATCTACCCAGAAGATGGCACCAGCCACTTCCAGGGCTTCAAAGACAATGTGCGCATCTCCACCATGCACAGCAAGCTCTTCTTCGGCATGTTAAGACGCATGCCACAGCTGCTGCGCCACAAGCGCAGCCGCCCCAAGGCGGTGAAGCACTGGTCTCGCATGGGCGAGCGCGGCAGCTACTGGGGCATCAAGCTGTTGGCCACCAGTTATAAGCTGGGCGGCCACTGGCTATGCCGCGCCATCATGTATCCGGTGATCTGCTACTTCTTCGCCACGGGCCGCACGGCGCGGCACGCCAGCCAGACTTTCCTGCGTCAGGTGCAGCAACTCGAACCCAAGCATCCGGATCTCCAGGGCGAGATAAACTGGCGCCACAGCCTCAAGCACTTCATCGCCTTCGGCAATGCGGCACTGGATCGCATCGATGCCTGGTGCGACCGCATCAAACTCAGCCAGGTCGACTTTCCCGACCGCGAGGTGCTCGCCAAGCCGCTGGCCCAGGGACAAGGTGCCGTGCTGCTGGTTTCCCACCTGGGTAATCTGGAGCTTTGCCGCGCCATCTCGATTCACCAGCGCAAGGTGAAGGTCAATGTCATGGTGCTGACCCAGAATGCGGAGAACTTCAACCGGGTACTGAAACAGCTCAATCCAGACAGTGCCCTCAACCTGATCCAGGTGACCGAACTGGGCCCCAGCACCTCTATGCTGTTGCAAGAGAAGATAGAGCAGGGGGAACTCGTGGTGATCGCCGGCGATCGCACCTCCACCAGCAGTGAAGGCCGGGTACTTTACGCCCCCTTCATGGGTAAGGAGGCGCCTTTCCCACAAGGTCCGTTTATTCTGGCCAACCTGCTGGACTGCCCCGTGTACCTGATGTTCTGCCTCAGGGAAAACGGCCGCTACCGGGTGCACGTAGAGCACTTTGCCGACACCCTCAAGGGGCCGCGTGCCGGCCGCATGGAACGACTACAAGCAGCGGTGAATCGTTACGCCGAGCGTCTGGAACACTACGCCCGCCGTGCACCGCTGCAATGGTTTAACTTTTTCGATTTTTGGCGCAAGGACGATGAACTCCTGCGCGAGGCCAAGCCTCAAACGCCTAACAGGACAGAGAAATAGATGACACAGACGACTCAATCCCCCACCTCCACCACCTTGGTCGAATTTGGCCAGCGTAATCTCAATCTCGAGGAGGTCGTTGCCATCGCCAAGGGCGCTAAGGCCCAGCTCAAGGAGAGCGCCGACTATCAGGAATATATCCAGAAAGGTGCCCGTTTTATCGACAGCCTGCTGGCCGAAGAGGGCGTGGTCTATGGCGTCACCACGGGCTACGGCGACTCCTGCACAGTCACGGTCGGCCTGGATCTGGTGCACGAACTGCCGCTGCATCTGTCGCGCTTCCACGGCTGCGGCATGGGTAACATTCTCTCCGTCATGCAGGCCAGGGCCGTGATGGCGTGCCGCCTAAGCTCGCTGGCCGTGGGTAAATCTGGCGTAAGTTACGAACTGCTGAAACGCATCGAGACTCTGCTGAATCTGGGCATCACCCCGGTTATCCCCGAAGAGGGCTCTGTGGGCGCCAGCGGCGATCTCACCCCTCTCTCCTACCTAGCCGCCGTACTAGTGGGTGAGCGCGAGGTGATCTACCAAGGCGAGCGCCGTGCTACTGCCGATGTGTACCGTGAACTAGACATTACGCCATTGACCCTGCGTCCCAAGGAGGGTCTGGCCCTGATGAACGGCACCGCCGTGATGACGGCGCTGGCCTGTCTTGCCTACGACAGGGCTCAATACCTGAACCGTCTGGCCAGCCGTATCACCGCCATGGCCTCGCTGACGCTCAAGGGTAACTCCAACCATTTCGACGACATACTATTTGCGGCCAAGCCACATCCGGGCCAAAACCAGATCGC contains the following coding sequences:
- a CDS encoding HAL/PAL/TAL family ammonia-lyase yields the protein MTQTTQSPTSTTLVEFGQRNLNLEEVVAIAKGAKAQLKESADYQEYIQKGARFIDSLLAEEGVVYGVTTGYGDSCTVTVGLDLVHELPLHLSRFHGCGMGNILSVMQARAVMACRLSSLAVGKSGVSYELLKRIETLLNLGITPVIPEEGSVGASGDLTPLSYLAAVLVGEREVIYQGERRATADVYRELDITPLTLRPKEGLALMNGTAVMTALACLAYDRAQYLNRLASRITAMASLTLKGNSNHFDDILFAAKPHPGQNQIAAWIREDLNHHEHPRNSDRLQDRYSIRCAPHIIGVLQDALPFMRQFIETELNSANDNPIVDGEGEHVLHGGHFYGGHIGFVMDSMKNAIANIADLIDRQMALVMDPKFNNGLPANLSGAQGSRKAINHGFKAVQIGVSAWTAEALKNTMPASVFSRSTECHNQDKVSMGTIAARDCMRVLQLTEQVAAAALLAMTQGIHLRIAQGELCHASLTTSVAKTLDQVSADFELLTEDRPLETVLRQTVDKIQQGLWEVCH
- a CDS encoding ApeI family dehydratase, whose amino-acid sequence is MIKSDLPPIMAKRCLEDGVEWQLRIDADLPYFEGHFPEQAVLPGVTQLDWAVQLGASEFGYAPQVQSLEVLKFQQLILPGSEVQLKISLNRAKHKLTFAYYQGEQRFGSGRICLTPHDNEERG
- a CDS encoding glycosyltransferase family 2 protein, which produces MQLALVIPNYNHRQAIKATLARLEPLGLTCYLVNDGSDDETRHLLCQLAAQHDWVRLLHHPFNRGKGAAVMTGLRAAYADGFSHALQVDADGQHDLDDIPKMIETAKAQPQALISGLPQYDESVPKGRLYGRYLTHFWVWVETLSLDIRDSMCGFRVYPLAATEQLFLNEALGERMDFDIEVLVKLYWQGVEVKHLPTRVIYPEDGTSHFQGFKDNVRISTMHSKLFFGMLRRMPQLLRHKRSRPKAVKHWSRMGERGSYWGIKLLATSYKLGGHWLCRAIMYPVICYFFATGRTARHASQTFLRQVQQLEPKHPDLQGEINWRHSLKHFIAFGNAALDRIDAWCDRIKLSQVDFPDREVLAKPLAQGQGAVLLVSHLGNLELCRAISIHQRKVKVNVMVLTQNAENFNRVLKQLNPDSALNLIQVTELGPSTSMLLQEKIEQGELVVIAGDRTSTSSEGRVLYAPFMGKEAPFPQGPFILANLLDCPVYLMFCLRENGRYRVHVEHFADTLKGPRAGRMERLQAAVNRYAERLEHYARRAPLQWFNFFDFWRKDDELLREAKPQTPNRTEK